The genomic interval TCCAGAGCAGTCGCCACCTCAGGATTGGAACTGTTCACCGCACTGGAAACCACCAGCACGTCAGCGGTGGCGGCATTCTCAGCGCGATGGCCGATGTAGATCTTCGCGCCGAAGCTTTCCAGACGCGCGGTGACCGGCGAGGCCTTGAGGTCGGAGCCGGAGACTTCGTAACCCAGATTCAGCAGCACCTCGGCGATACCGCACATGCCAACCCCGCCGATACCGACAAAGTGAATGCGTCCGATACGACGCATGCGACGGATTTCAGCCTGGATCGCATCCTTGGACTTAACCACGCGCCACCTCCAGGCAGATATCCACGACCGTGCGGGTCGCCTCGGGTTTGGCCAGACGGCGAGCACTGTCGGCCATGCTTTCGAGTCGCTCGGGATGCATCGATACCTCGGTCAGGCGTGCGGCCAGATCGGCAGCCGCCGTGGTCGCTTGGGGCAGAAGGAAAGCCGCGCCCTCCCGTGCCAGATAATCGGCATTGCGGGTCTGGTGATCGTCGATGGCATGGGGCAGCGGCAGCAGCAGTGCAGGTAGCCCGGCAGCAGCCAGTTCGCTCACGGTCAAGGCACCGGCACGGCAGACCACCAAGTCGGCCCAGGCGTAGACGCGAGCCATGTCCTCTATGAAGGGCACGACCTCGGCTTCGACTCCGGCTTCGCGGTAACGCTCCGCGGTGATCGCGTGGTGCTGTCGGCCAGCCTGATGGAGGATCTCCGGCCGCTGCTCTGCAGCAATCAATGCCAGTGCCGCAGGCAGCAGCTTATTCAGGGGCTCGGCACCCAGGCTTCCGCCCAGGACCAGCAGCCGCAGCCTGCGTCCGTCGAGGGCCTGGCGCGGTGCTTCCAGAAAAAGCTCGGGGCGCACCGGATTGCCGGTGGTACGACGCTTGCCGGCAGCACCGAAGGTATCCGGAAAGGCCTCGCAGACCCGACTGGCGAGCGGCGCCAATGCCCGGTTGGAAGTACCGGCCACGGCATTCTGCTCGTGGATGATCAGAGGTACACCGGCCAGCTTCGCCGCCACGCCGCCAGGACCAGTGACGAATCCGCCCATGCCCAGCACGCATACAGGACGCAGCTCGCGTATGATCCGACGGGCCTGGAACAGCGACCGAAGCAGATGGAATGGGGCCTTGAGCAAGACACCCGGTCCCTTGCCTCGCAGCCCGGCGATCTGGATCCGATGCAGCGGCAGCCCGGCCGAGGGCACCAGATCGTTCTCGATCCCGCGCGGCGTGCCCAACCAGTGCACGGCATAGCCACGCGCCTGGAACTCGCGGGCACAGGCAAGCGCCGGGAACACATGGCCCCCGGTACCACCGGCCATGATCAGTACATTAGCGCCCATCGGCTTGCTCCTCATGATCCTCGGCGAAATCCTTCTCGCTGAAGCGTGCGTTCTCGTTGCCCAGTTGGGTACGACGCTCCCAGTCCAGACGCAGCAGCAGGCCCAGGCTGACACAGCAGATCACCAGCGAGCTGCCGCCATAGCTGAGGAAGGGCAGGGTCAGCCCCTTGGTCGGCAGGAGGCCGACATTCACCCCGATATTGATGAGAAACTGGCCGATCCACAGGAAGGCCAGACCATAGGCCACATAGGCCGAGAAATACTGCCGGGCCCTCTCCGCCCACAGCCCGAGGTAGAGAGCCCGCACGCAAACGAAGGTGAACAGGCCAAGGGTCGCCAGCGCACCGAACATGCCCAGTTCCTCGGCCAGTACGGAGAAGACGAAGTCGGTATGTGCTTCCGGCAGGTAGAACTGCTTCTGCACGCTGTTGCCGAGTCCGACCCCCAACCATTCGCCACGGCCGAAGGCGATCAGTGCCTGAGTCAACTGATAGCCGGCCCCGAACTGGTCGGCCCAGGGATCGGTGAAGGTGATCAGGCGCTGCAGGCGGTATTCCTGAGTCTGCACCAGCACGAACACCGCAGCGACAGCGGCAGCAGCCAGCAGGGTGAAACGGAACAGGCCGACTCCGCCGAGGAACAGCATCGCCGCGGCGGAGCCCAGCATCACCACGGTGGCGCCGAAGTCCGGC from Azotobacter salinestris carries:
- the murG gene encoding undecaprenyldiphospho-muramoylpentapeptide beta-N-acetylglucosaminyltransferase: MGANVLIMAGGTGGHVFPALACAREFQARGYAVHWLGTPRGIENDLVPSAGLPLHRIQIAGLRGKGPGVLLKAPFHLLRSLFQARRIIRELRPVCVLGMGGFVTGPGGVAAKLAGVPLIIHEQNAVAGTSNRALAPLASRVCEAFPDTFGAAGKRRTTGNPVRPELFLEAPRQALDGRRLRLLVLGGSLGAEPLNKLLPAALALIAAEQRPEILHQAGRQHHAITAERYREAGVEAEVVPFIEDMARVYAWADLVVCRAGALTVSELAAAGLPALLLPLPHAIDDHQTRNADYLAREGAAFLLPQATTAAADLAARLTEVSMHPERLESMADSARRLAKPEATRTVVDICLEVARG
- the ftsW gene encoding putative lipid II flippase FtsW, which gives rise to MLALLRPYPSPVFNRRGFDVDFPMLAGCLALLGLGLVMITSASSEVAAVQAGNTFYYMVRHLVYLLIGIVAGGVVMLIPLETWQSMGGKLLLAAFGVLILVLVPGIGREVNGSMRWIGFGAFNVQPSEIAKLFVVIYLAGYLVRREDEVRRRWIGFIKPIIVLIPLAGLLLLEPDFGATVVMLGSAAAMLFLGGVGLFRFTLLAAAAVAAVFVLVQTQEYRLQRLITFTDPWADQFGAGYQLTQALIAFGRGEWLGVGLGNSVQKQFYLPEAHTDFVFSVLAEELGMFGALATLGLFTFVCVRALYLGLWAERARQYFSAYVAYGLAFLWIGQFLINIGVNVGLLPTKGLTLPFLSYGGSSLVICCVSLGLLLRLDWERRTQLGNENARFSEKDFAEDHEEQADGR